From the Globicephala melas chromosome 8, mGloMel1.2, whole genome shotgun sequence genome, the window CCACTAAAGCATCCCCTAGTGGAAATGCTGCAGAAACCTAGAAATCTACCAATATCTACCAATAACACCATATGAAACAAAAGAGAGGATGCAAATTGAAATGCGGGTGCTGCCTACGATGGCGCGGGAGCACGTGCTCCTCAGGACAGGCCACTACAGACACACCTGTCACCAAAGGGCCCAGCGCCCACCCACGCCTCAGGAGCCCCCCTACCTTCTCACCGCTGTCCCGCAGCTGTTGTAGCTGCCGCAGGCGGCGCCCCTTCTCCAGCTGCTTCTGCAGCTCCAGCTCCGCCTCATCCTCTTCCAGCACCTCGGGTGACCCAGACCACGGTGCTCTGCCCTCCTCTGGTGGAAACACGGGAGACGCCGGCTCAGATCACTTCCAGGGGCCCTGGGCTCCTGTCCCTGCttttccacccctgcccccaactccccctctgccctcccacccctcGAAACGGGCTGGCTGGGCCCTTACCCTCGTCGCTGATGTCCATGTTCTCCACGCGGGGGTCATCTGACTGCAGGGGCTGAGACACAggctccttctccccctcctcctgggccTCCTCGTCTGCCTGAGGCACTCGGCGCCGACCGCGGCCCCGCAATCTGTGTGGAGAGGCCTCTGCGTGAGCCCTGGCCCCGGGGCTGGCTCAGCGCCAACACCGACCCCTGGCCCCACACCCACCTGGAACCGAAGTCCTCATCTTGAGTCTGGTCCCCAAGGGGCAGCAGGTCATCAGCCTGTATTaccacctccttctccttcttgcGGATCTTCTTCACTCGCCGCTTGGTCTTTTTAAAGCTCAcctgaaggggagagagaaaagagaaacgtgaaggctggggtggcggtggggggaaGGCAGGCAGCACAAGCCCACGAGAGCGAATGCTGCCTTAGCGTTACTCTGCGCTGGCTGTGGTCATACGTAGTTCACGTACATGGGCAAGACATGAGGTGTGGGCGATTATTCTCCCGCCTGTGAGATGAggaaaaccgaggcacagagagattatgtATCTCGTCCAAAGTCAGCTAGCTCCTAAGCAGGAGAGCCGGGATTGTGAATCCCAGGAGTCTGGCTGCAGAGTCTTGCTCATAACCACAGAGCCAAGCAACCTACTGAGCCAGTGGTCTACCTGCGAATTCACACAGCCGTCCCAAAGGCGACAGCCACGCGCAGCTGTAGAATGACCACTTACCAGATCACCACCCATCCTTGTATCATCCCCCAAGAGCTGGCTCCCGCCATCCCCATTTCAGATGGGGCGCCTGGTACTTACGTCACTCACCCCAGGCACAGGCTGGCTAAGCGGCAGGGTCTGAACACCAGTTCAGGGCCACCTGGCTCACGGTCCTTGTTCTGTCTACACCAACTGCCTGCCCACAGCTCCTCCTCGGGGCTGCCAATGACTGCGCATCCCCAGGGACCACGCACCACATGATCACCTGATCCCCCTCCTTAGCTCATTCTGGCAGCCTGTGACCtccgaggggagggagggtcacCACCCTAGTCACAAGTGCGGGTGGAGGCCTCGGGGCTCACCATCTCCTCGGGCGTGAGGTACTCGGAGGCGAGCCGGGGCCCGGCTGCGCTCAAGGACTGAGCCTGCAGCCGCAGCTTGGCCCGGATCTCTTCCAGCTCCCGTTCCCGGAGGCCATCGGCCACGCCGCCCTGCTCCAGACGGAAGGACTGCAGCCGCTCGCCCTCGAGCTCCTCATCGTACTTGGACAGGATAGAGCGGGGTTTTTGCTGCAAGACAAGAAGTACAGGTTAGGACCCAGCCCAGCTCCTGAAAAGCCACCACCGTCTCCGCCCAGAGCCCACACTGCCGGCCTGCCTGTGCCAAGTCATCCACACTCTCATCCTCTGCGTACGGCAGGTAGTCAGGCTTCTTCTTGCGCAGCTCCACGTTCTTCTCTGCCCGCTCCTTATCCACCAGGTTCACGTTCACCAGcacatcctcctcctcctgcagcACTCCTGGAGCCAGGGCGGAAGCAGTGGCCGGTCACGCTTGCCCTCAACTCAGCAGTGCCTGTGGCCCCAGCCAGAGCACCCCAGTTCAACCCACCTTTGTCCTTGAGGGTGAGGATGACAGTCTCCCCCTCTTGGAAGGCGTCAATGGCATGCTCCACGGTGAGGCCCTGCAGGTCCCGGGCACTGTACAGGACCTAGAAGGGAGGCAGAAGGTCCAGCCGGGTCAGGAGCCCGACCCACCAAGCCCTGGAATCCCAGCACCAAGGAcagcaccccccgcccccaccccccagctgctGCAGCTTCACCTGCCGCCTCTGCCCGAACTCCTCCTCCACCAGGGTGCTGACACCAAACTCTTGGTCCATCTCCTCCAGCAGCTTGGCCTATGGGACAGGGAGGGGGTGACGTCTGACCTCAGGCTGTTCAGGATCAGCAGAAGGTGCGGGGCCTTACTAAATGTGAGTGCAAAGAGCACAGGACTTGGAGGCACGCTGCTGAAAACCCAGCGCAGGCACTACTGACCTCTCCTACAGCCCCGAGCCCAGCCTCACCTCCCTAGGGTCCATGTTCTGCCTCACCAGCCGGTCAGGCCACCAGAGGCACTGAACGACACCCCAGCTCCCAGCACCTCACCCTCCTCTCTGCCAAGTCCTTCTCCTTCTGAAGCTGCCGGGTCCTCTCGATCCAGGCTGCAGTGTCATCCAGCCAGGGGTCATCCTCCCCCAGGGCCTTTATCTTCCTGAAGAGGGAAGACAGTGATGCTCCGGGAGCCAGctcctgctcccccaccccaactccagAGCTGCTTGGCGCCTCCTCGGGCCCTCCCCCTGCCTGCCCGGCTGGGACCCTCACCCCAGCTTTTGGTTCAGGAGGCGCTTTTCTTTGGCAGCCGCCAGCTTCTCTCGTAGCTCTTCTCGCTGTCGCAAGGCCATGGGATTGATGACATCGGCGGTCACGGGCTCCTCCTTGGTGCCCGCCTCTGGAAGGGAGGCCCAGGCGTGAGGCTATGCCTGCCCAAggctggtggggagaggagggagccaCTCACGCTGCCCCCGTCCAGCTCAGGGGGCCAgaggggccaggggtgggggaagaatcCGTGCCTCCCTACTCCCACGTGACCCCACCCTCCCATGTCTCCCCACGGCACAATGGGACCCTCCATGCCTTCCAGAGTCCCTCTGatcatacttcaaaaacaaaacaaaacgaaaaaactAGCACCTGCACAGCCCAGATCCGTTTGCAGGAACTGTGCACATCTCTCAGCCCATCTAATGCTACCTCACAGCCAGACTGAGGATGCAACGCCAACTGCTCAAACTACAAGAAGCAGCTGAGTCCCAGATCCGCCACACAACAGCAAGGAGGGCCCCGCGCCCactgccagcacacacacaggacCGCTGAATGGTGCTGAACCTGTGCCCACTTTCTTCAAAGACCCCTTCAgatggcctctctccttggccccaaatgccctcccttcccccaccctcagccccacACTCACCCTTCTTGACGGCATTGACCTCCAAGGGTTTCAGCCCCAACTTTGCCCGGAGTTTACTGAGGGCAAGAGATACAAGTGTTAGGAACTGTCAAAGAAAGAGCAGTACCGAATGCATTTCTGGACAGACGGGGTGAAAACATGAGGGGACTGAGTGGTCCTAAGGGTCCCAAACCTAGGGCCTGACCCAGCATTGGGAAGAGCACTGGCCTCCCAATCAGGCGGAAGGCCTGGCCTGCCTCTAACCAGTGAAATGCCATCCTTCCTCTTGGCTCTTAATTGCCCACTTCTGTAACTCAAATGGTTGGCTAAGATGATTTACGTAGCAACTTCCAACTTCAATCAGAACGTGTTACTGTGCGAAAGCCACCCGAAACAGCTGCCCCTGAAACTGCTtgtaagaaaacacagaaacataaaGGAGACGGTACTTACTTGGTCTCCTCAATGCTGAGTGACGAGGCATCACCTGAGCTTGCTTTGGAGCTGGCAGCTGGAACAAGAAGCAGCAAGGCTCAGGAGCTGAACAGGGCCTGCAGCCACAGCCTTGGCTCCAGCTGCAGGGCCGAAGATGAGAGGCCCTCACCAGCACCTGGGcctgcttcctcctccccagGAGCTCCTTCTACCTGAGTCCCAGGCTCTGAGAATGCCACCTCTCCACACACCTTCCTTTCTTGATCCAAAAGGTCCAGCTCTCTACATCCTTCACTTTGCCGCCTCTTCACTTTTGTACATTCTGTATTTTCAACCTGCACTGCCCTCTCTGGCCTCACCCTGATTAACAAAATCCTATCCGAATGCAACAATGAAATGCCACTTCCTTCGTGGAGTCCTGTTCGATTATTGATCAGCATGAACTGCTCTCCCCTGCACTGCATAGTACGGTCAgtcatttctgggtctgtttctccTCACAGGGCAGGAACCACCTTGGCAACATAACTGTGTCCTCTGTGTAATTCGTGCAATCAAGAAACACACTTATTGGTGCCTGTTCTATGATGATATCGGGGTCACAGAGATAAAGGGGCATTTCGGACCTCCTCCACCCACCTCACAAACAGCAAATAACTTCACCGAACACCAGAGACAACAGCCAGACTCCATCAGGCGGAGCTGCCCCAACCAGCTGCCACCACGTGCTCATCCTTCCAGCAGGCCCACCTCACAACctacctctttccctctttcccttttatCCCACCTGGACCCTGCATCCCAACCCTTCTAGGCTCTCTCCAAGGTCACCAGCCTCCTTAATTCGAAATCCCATGGATTCTTTTCAGCTCTGCTTTTCGCCTGATCTCCTGTGGTGTGTGACATTGTTGATCACTCCCACAGATCCCATGACACAAGATTCAACGGTTCTCCCGCTTTGGGGGATAGCCTACCTCCTTTTTCTAGTCTCCTGCTCTGCCTACTACTAAAACATTGGCATCTCTCAGGTTCTACTCCCAACCCTGGCTTCTCACTCCTCAGTCTCTCAAGGTACTTCATTTGCCACCTGAACTCTCATGATTCCCAAATTGCTCTATCTGGCCCAAAAGCTGGGTTGCCCCATGCACATCAAATGCAACACTCTCCAAAAGCGAATTCGTTGTCTCCCTCCAAAAATCTGCATCTCTTCCAAACTCCTCAAGTTCAGTCGACAGCACTCCCACCCACCTAATCGCTCAAGCCAAAATTCAAGGAGCATCCTCAATTCTTTCTTGTCCTTCCCGTCCTCTTCCAAGTGCTAAGCTCTGTCACATCGTCCTCCGAAACACCTTTCCAATCTCCCCTCCATCCCACTGCTGCTGCCTTGGTGCAGGCCACCATCAGCCTTCACCTCACCTCCAATCTTCACTGCCCTTGACCCAGTTCTCAACACAATGATCTTTGCAAAATATGAATATAATCAGCGCACTCCTCAGCTCAAACTCAT encodes:
- the SART1 gene encoding U4/U6.U5 tri-snRNP-associated protein 1 isoform X1; this translates as MGSSKKHRGEKEAAGTTAAAGTGGATEQPPRHREHKKHKHRSSGGGSSGGERRKRSRERGSERGSGRRGAEAEARSGAHGRERNQTEPSERRVKREKREDGYEAAASSKASSGDASSLSIEETNKLRAKLGLKPLEVNAVKKEAGTKEEPVTADVINPMALRQREELREKLAAAKEKRLLNQKLGKIKALGEDDPWLDDTAAWIERTRQLQKEKDLAERRAKLLEEMDQEFGVSTLVEEEFGQRRQVLYSARDLQGLTVEHAIDAFQEGETVILTLKDKGVLQEEEDVLVNVNLVDKERAEKNVELRKKKPDYLPYAEDESVDDLAQQKPRSILSKYDEELEGERLQSFRLEQGGVADGLRERELEEIRAKLRLQAQSLSAAGPRLASEYLTPEEMVSFKKTKRRVKKIRKKEKEVVIQADDLLPLGDQTQDEDFGSRLRGRGRRRVPQADEEAQEEGEKEPVSQPLQSDDPRVENMDISDEEEGRAPWSGSPEVLEEDEAELELQKQLEKGRRLRQLQQLRDSGEKVVEIVRRLECRQRGWEEEEDPERKGAIVFNATSEFCRTLGEIPTYGLAGNREEQEELMDFERDEERSANGGSESDGEENIGWSTVNLDEEKQQQDFSASSTTILDEEPIVNRGLAAALLLCQNKGLLETTVQKVARVKAPNKSLPSAVYCIEDKMAIDDKYSRREEYRGFTQDFKEKDGYKPDVKIEYVDETGRKLTPKEAFRQLSHRFHGKGSGKMKTERRMKKLDEEALLKKMSSSDTPLGTVALLQEKQKAQKTPYIVLSGSGKSMNANTITK
- the SART1 gene encoding U4/U6.U5 tri-snRNP-associated protein 1 isoform X2, with protein sequence MALRQREELREKLAAAKEKRLLNQKLGKIKALGEDDPWLDDTAAWIERTRQLQKEKDLAERRAKLLEEMDQEFGVSTLVEEEFGQRRQVLYSARDLQGLTVEHAIDAFQEGETVILTLKDKGVLQEEEDVLVNVNLVDKERAEKNVELRKKKPDYLPYAEDESVDDLAQQKPRSILSKYDEELEGERLQSFRLEQGGVADGLRERELEEIRAKLRLQAQSLSAAGPRLASEYLTPEEMVSFKKTKRRVKKIRKKEKEVVIQADDLLPLGDQTQDEDFGSRLRGRGRRRVPQADEEAQEEGEKEPVSQPLQSDDPRVENMDISDEEEGRAPWSGSPEVLEEDEAELELQKQLEKGRRLRQLQQLRDSGEKVVEIVRRLECRQRGWEEEEDPERKGAIVFNATSEFCRTLGEIPTYGLAGNREEQEELMDFERDEERSANGGSESDGEENIGWSTVNLDEEKQQQDFSASSTTILDEEPIVNRGLAAALLLCQNKGLLETTVQKVARVKAPNKSLPSAVYCIEDKMAIDDKYSRREEYRGFTQDFKEKDGYKPDVKIEYVDETGRKLTPKEAFRQLSHRFHGKGSGKMKTERRMKKLDEEALLKKMSSSDTPLGTVALLQEKQKAQKTPYIVLSGSGKSMNANTITK